A region of Leifsonia xyli DNA encodes the following proteins:
- a CDS encoding dihydropteroate synthase produces the protein MRSGSPTGMSTLPTSEPYLPPLRIPVRTIGARTFDFSRQVAVMAVVNRTPDSFFDQGRTYAFDRAVDACFEAVALGADWVDIGGAPFAPGEPIPVEEEVERVVPVVAALRAGSDVVISVDTFHSTVARHAIEAGATVINDTTGLSDPELPRVVADSDATLVITHSLARPRRPFPRPQYGDVVADVREFLLDRVERATDVGVPEERIILDPGHDLNKNTLHSLELTRRLSEIADLGFPTLAAVSNKDFIGETLDAPRSERLEGSLAAAVISVMNGARIVRMHDVRASVAAVRMTEAVLGLREPAYLKHNMGDVNE, from the coding sequence ATGCGGAGCGGCTCGCCGACCGGGATGTCGACCTTGCCGACGTCTGAGCCGTACCTGCCGCCGCTGCGCATCCCGGTGCGCACGATCGGCGCCCGCACCTTCGACTTCTCGCGGCAGGTCGCCGTCATGGCGGTCGTGAACCGCACGCCCGACTCCTTCTTCGACCAGGGCCGGACCTACGCCTTCGACCGGGCCGTGGACGCCTGCTTCGAGGCCGTCGCGCTCGGCGCCGACTGGGTGGACATCGGCGGGGCGCCCTTCGCGCCCGGGGAGCCGATCCCGGTGGAGGAGGAGGTGGAGCGGGTCGTGCCGGTCGTGGCCGCGCTGCGGGCCGGCTCCGACGTGGTCATCTCGGTGGACACGTTCCACTCGACCGTCGCCCGGCACGCGATCGAGGCGGGAGCGACCGTCATCAACGACACCACCGGCCTCAGCGATCCCGAGCTCCCGCGCGTCGTCGCGGACAGCGACGCGACCCTGGTCATCACCCACAGCCTGGCGCGGCCGCGCCGGCCGTTCCCGCGTCCGCAGTACGGGGACGTGGTCGCCGATGTGCGGGAGTTCCTGCTCGACCGGGTGGAGCGCGCGACGGATGTCGGCGTGCCCGAGGAGCGCATCATCCTGGACCCCGGGCACGACCTCAACAAGAACACGCTCCACTCGCTGGAGCTGACGCGGCGACTCAGCGAGATCGCCGACCTCGGCTTCCCGACGCTCGCGGCCGTCTCGAACAAGGACTTCATCGGCGAGACCCTGGACGCCCCGCGCAGCGAGCGCCTGGAGGGGTCGCTGGCCGCCGCCGTGATCAGCGTGATGAACGGGGCGCGTATCGTGCGGATGCACGACGTGCGTGCCTCCGTCGCCGCCGTGCGCATGACGGAGGCAGTGCTCGGACTGCGCGAGCCCGCCTACCTCAAGCACAACATGGGAGACGTGAATGAGTGA
- a CDS encoding endonuclease, with product MKTLVLNASYEPLGVISTRRAVMLVLAGKASTVAGTGAQLHSRSLVLDAPSVVLLNQYIRVPHRRIPLTRKSALERYGHVCAYCGKFGDTLDHVIPRARGGTHTWDNVVIACFRCNNIKSDRLLSDLGWKLPFELKEPHLNMASLISMRWSDPNWDEYTEPWRRHELQLAG from the coding sequence ATGAAGACTCTGGTTCTGAACGCCAGCTACGAACCGCTCGGCGTGATCTCGACGCGGCGGGCGGTCATGCTCGTCCTCGCCGGCAAAGCCTCGACCGTCGCAGGGACCGGCGCGCAACTGCACAGCCGATCCCTGGTCCTGGATGCCCCGAGCGTCGTCCTCCTGAACCAGTACATCCGCGTCCCGCACCGCCGCATCCCGCTCACCCGCAAGAGCGCTCTGGAGCGCTACGGCCACGTGTGCGCGTACTGCGGCAAGTTCGGCGACACCCTCGACCACGTCATCCCGCGGGCCCGCGGCGGGACGCACACCTGGGACAACGTGGTCATCGCGTGCTTCCGCTGCAACAACATCAAGTCGGACCGGCTGCTGTCCGACCTGGGCTGGAAGCTGCCCTTCGAGCTCAAGGAGCCCCACCTCAACATGGCGTCGCTGATCTCGATGCGGTGGAGCGACCCCAACTGGGACGAGTACACGGAGCCGTGGAGGCGGCACGAGCTGCAGTTGGCGGGGTGA
- a CDS encoding pyridine nucleotide-disulfide oxidoreductase: MSNPTVVIAGAGLAGATVAEELRERGFDGRILLLGLEEHHPYIRPPLSKEFLKGDAGIEESDVHPAAWYADNRVEFVPNVEAGSFEPDAHELFVSDGARITYDSLVLATGASARPLGVPGSGHGAVFPLRTREDSAWLRSALEVGGRRVVVVGSGWIGMEVAAAARGYGNDVTVIGRSAVPLSGAVGRELGGVFERLHRDNGVAFRNDAKVVGVDGGDEQVVVLASGERIPADVVVAGVGAAPNTLVAERSGLRIADGVLTDKGMRTSIEDVYAVGDVADPFLPALGRHYRSEHWANAITTGKVAAHAILGERASYDDIPYFYSDQYDLGMEYSGYVPLTKDARVVYRGDVDAREFIAFWLRGDRVVAGMNVNVWDVQDDIQRLIRSGERVDAERLADRDVDLADV; the protein is encoded by the coding sequence ATGTCGAACCCCACCGTCGTCATCGCGGGCGCCGGCCTCGCCGGGGCCACCGTCGCCGAGGAGCTGCGGGAGCGCGGCTTCGACGGGCGCATCCTGCTCCTCGGGCTCGAGGAGCACCACCCCTACATCCGGCCGCCGCTGTCCAAGGAGTTCCTGAAGGGCGACGCAGGAATCGAGGAGTCGGACGTGCATCCCGCCGCCTGGTACGCCGACAACCGGGTCGAGTTCGTGCCGAACGTCGAGGCCGGGTCGTTCGAGCCGGACGCCCACGAGCTGTTCGTCTCGGACGGCGCCCGCATCACCTACGACAGCCTGGTGCTCGCGACCGGGGCGAGCGCGCGTCCTCTCGGTGTGCCGGGCAGTGGTCACGGCGCCGTCTTCCCGCTGCGGACCCGCGAGGACTCGGCCTGGCTGCGGTCGGCGCTCGAGGTCGGCGGACGTCGCGTGGTCGTCGTGGGCTCCGGCTGGATCGGGATGGAGGTCGCCGCCGCCGCGCGCGGGTACGGCAACGACGTGACCGTGATCGGCCGGTCCGCCGTGCCGCTGAGCGGTGCCGTCGGGCGCGAGCTCGGCGGTGTGTTCGAGCGGTTGCACCGGGACAACGGCGTCGCCTTCCGCAACGACGCGAAGGTGGTCGGGGTGGACGGCGGCGACGAGCAGGTGGTGGTGCTCGCGAGCGGCGAGCGCATCCCGGCCGACGTGGTGGTCGCGGGCGTCGGAGCCGCGCCGAACACGCTCGTCGCCGAGCGCTCGGGGCTCCGGATCGCGGACGGGGTGCTGACCGACAAGGGGATGCGCACGAGCATCGAGGACGTCTACGCCGTCGGCGACGTCGCCGACCCGTTCCTTCCCGCGCTCGGCCGCCACTATCGCAGCGAGCACTGGGCGAACGCCATCACGACCGGGAAGGTGGCCGCGCACGCGATCCTGGGCGAGCGCGCGTCGTACGACGACATCCCGTACTTCTACTCCGACCAATACGATCTGGGCATGGAGTACTCCGGCTACGTGCCCCTCACGAAGGACGCGCGCGTCGTCTACCGCGGCGACGTGGACGCGCGCGAGTTCATCGCCTTCTGGCTGCGCGGCGACCGGGTGGTCGCGGGCATGAACGTCAACGTCTGGGACGTGCAGGACGACATCCAGCGCCTCATCCGTTCGGGCGAGCGGGTGGATGCGGAGCGGCTCGCCGACCGGGATGTCGACCTTGCCGACGTCTGA
- a CDS encoding acetyltransferase, giving the protein MSAPEVRPRIDVALVRRLVDAQFPEWRGLSVRPVEHDGWDNRTFRLGDELSVRLPSAEGYVEQVAKEQRWLPLLRDLLPVPIPSPVAVGEPGEAFPFPWSVYRWLPGTPVVLRGDVSRDAGLATAIGRFLVALRNAPTEGAPGPGTHNFFRGAPPTVYEEEALAAFALLGPEATRARSLWVEATASQWEGPPVWFHGDVAPGNLLVDARGALSAVIDFGTSGVGDPACDLVPAWTMFEGSGRDAFVATVGLDDATWQRARAWALWKAAITVRDRPDDAESRVTLARILR; this is encoded by the coding sequence ATGTCCGCGCCTGAGGTGCGGCCGCGCATCGACGTCGCGCTGGTGCGCCGGCTCGTCGACGCGCAGTTCCCCGAGTGGCGTGGGCTCTCTGTCCGGCCGGTGGAGCATGACGGGTGGGACAACCGCACCTTCCGGCTGGGCGACGAGCTGAGCGTCCGGCTGCCGAGCGCCGAGGGGTACGTGGAGCAGGTGGCGAAGGAGCAGCGGTGGTTGCCGTTGCTGCGGGACCTGCTGCCGGTTCCCATCCCGTCGCCGGTGGCGGTCGGCGAGCCCGGGGAGGCGTTCCCGTTCCCGTGGTCGGTCTACCGGTGGCTGCCCGGGACGCCGGTCGTGCTGCGCGGGGACGTGTCGCGGGATGCGGGGCTGGCGACGGCGATCGGGCGGTTCCTCGTCGCGCTGCGGAACGCGCCGACCGAGGGAGCGCCCGGGCCGGGGACCCACAACTTCTTCCGCGGCGCGCCGCCGACCGTGTACGAGGAGGAGGCGCTCGCCGCGTTCGCGCTGCTCGGGCCGGAAGCGACGCGGGCTCGGTCGCTGTGGGTCGAGGCGACCGCGTCCCAGTGGGAGGGACCGCCGGTGTGGTTCCACGGCGATGTCGCGCCCGGCAACCTGCTCGTGGATGCGCGCGGCGCGCTGTCGGCTGTGATCGACTTCGGGACCTCCGGCGTCGGTGATCCCGCCTGCGACCTCGTCCCGGCGTGGACGATGTTCGAGGGGAGCGGGCGGGATGCGTTCGTCGCGACGGTCGGACTCGACGATGCCACGTGGCAGCGGGCGCGGGCCTGGGCGCTGTGGAAGGCCGCGATCACCGTGCGCGACCGGCCCGACGACGCCGAGTCCCGCGTGACGCTCGCGCGCATCCTGCGCTGA
- a CDS encoding phosphoserine aminotransferase has protein sequence MPDVTIPSELLPADGRFGCGPSKVRPEQVAYLAGPGAALLGTSHRQAPVKNLVGRVREGLGELFRLPEGYEVVIGNGGSTAFWDAAAFGLIEKRSENLVFGEFGGKFAKAAKTPWLDAPHVLEAQGGSRSEVEVVEGVDVYAWPHNETSTGVMAPVRRVHGDEGALTVIDATSAAGGVDLDAAEADVYYFAPQKNFASDGGLWLALFSPAALERVERIAASDRYIPEFLSLKNAVDNSRLNQTLNTPAIATLVLLENQVEWMNGSGGLAWADARTRESSGALYEWAESVDYATPFVTNPDHRSQVVVTIDFDDAIDAAAIAKTLRANGVVDTEPYRKLGRNQLRIATFTAIEPSDVRALIGCIEYVVERLG, from the coding sequence ATGCCGGACGTCACGATTCCCTCTGAGCTGCTGCCCGCCGACGGTCGATTCGGATGCGGACCCTCCAAGGTCCGCCCGGAGCAGGTCGCGTACCTCGCCGGCCCCGGCGCCGCGCTCCTCGGCACGTCCCACCGCCAGGCGCCGGTGAAGAACCTGGTCGGCCGGGTCCGCGAGGGCCTCGGCGAGCTGTTCCGCCTGCCGGAGGGCTACGAGGTCGTCATCGGCAACGGCGGCTCGACGGCGTTCTGGGATGCGGCCGCGTTCGGCCTCATCGAGAAGCGCAGCGAGAACCTGGTGTTCGGCGAGTTCGGCGGCAAGTTCGCCAAGGCGGCGAAGACGCCCTGGCTGGATGCTCCGCACGTGCTGGAGGCGCAGGGCGGCTCGCGCAGCGAGGTCGAGGTCGTGGAGGGCGTGGATGTGTACGCCTGGCCGCACAACGAGACGTCGACCGGCGTGATGGCTCCGGTGCGCCGCGTCCACGGCGACGAGGGCGCCCTGACCGTCATCGACGCGACGAGCGCGGCCGGCGGCGTGGACCTGGACGCGGCCGAGGCGGACGTCTACTACTTCGCCCCGCAGAAGAACTTCGCCTCCGACGGCGGACTCTGGCTGGCCCTGTTCTCTCCCGCCGCGCTGGAGCGCGTGGAGCGGATCGCGGCCAGCGACCGCTACATCCCCGAGTTCCTGAGCCTGAAGAACGCGGTCGACAACTCGCGCCTCAACCAGACGCTCAACACCCCGGCGATCGCGACGCTCGTGCTGCTCGAGAACCAGGTCGAGTGGATGAACGGCAGCGGCGGTCTCGCCTGGGCCGATGCGCGCACCCGCGAGTCGTCGGGCGCGCTGTACGAGTGGGCCGAGTCGGTGGACTACGCGACGCCGTTCGTGACGAACCCGGACCACCGCTCGCAGGTCGTCGTCACGATCGACTTCGACGACGCCATCGACGCGGCGGCGATCGCCAAGACGCTCCGCGCCAACGGCGTGGTCGACACCGAGCCGTACCGCAAGCTCGGCCGCAACCAGCTGCGGATCGCGACGTTCACGGCCATCGAGCCGTCGGACGTGCGGGCGCTGATCGGCTGCATCGAGTACGTGGTCGAGCGACTGGGCTGA
- a CDS encoding integrase: MGSIDAYESAKGRRYRVRWRDPEHQQREKRGFRTKREAELYNATVEVAMMKGTYFEASQSKITVGELAEEWLANKEQALKPSSFSPIRIAWRVYVEPRWAATPIGAIRPSAVEKWIRELSQGKAVTVRVRVGNAGKPRSAGVVLRAVGILAGILDVAVRDGRIPANPARGASNLPRKGTKKRRRYLTNEEVFRFARAVPDDKRSVLVLTLAYTGIRWGEAVALTVNDIDLERCRLAIHQTATEVDGLIHVGPPKSWEARSVPFPAFLAPRLEALIAGKKRNDLVFPARAGGYLARPDTAWNRQSWWLTALREAELAHMTPHDLKHTAASLAVSAGANVKALQRMLGHKSAAMTLDTYADLFEDDLAEVASRLNQRALEESNGYLWQS, encoded by the coding sequence GTGGGAAGCATCGACGCTTACGAGTCGGCCAAAGGCCGGCGCTATCGCGTGCGCTGGCGCGACCCCGAACACCAGCAACGCGAGAAGCGCGGGTTCCGCACCAAACGCGAAGCGGAGCTCTACAACGCGACGGTCGAAGTAGCGATGATGAAGGGGACCTACTTCGAAGCGTCTCAATCCAAGATCACTGTCGGTGAGCTCGCCGAGGAATGGCTCGCTAACAAGGAGCAAGCCCTCAAACCCTCCAGCTTCTCCCCCATCCGCATCGCCTGGCGCGTCTACGTCGAGCCGCGCTGGGCGGCGACACCAATCGGGGCGATTCGCCCCTCCGCGGTCGAGAAGTGGATCCGAGAGCTGAGCCAGGGCAAAGCTGTAACTGTGCGGGTCCGCGTGGGCAATGCCGGCAAGCCCCGATCAGCCGGCGTCGTCCTGCGCGCGGTGGGAATCCTCGCCGGGATCCTCGACGTCGCGGTGCGTGACGGCAGGATTCCGGCGAACCCGGCTCGGGGTGCGAGCAATCTCCCGCGTAAGGGAACCAAGAAGCGTCGCCGTTATCTCACCAACGAGGAGGTCTTTCGCTTCGCACGAGCGGTGCCCGATGACAAGCGCAGCGTTCTCGTGTTGACGCTGGCCTACACCGGCATCCGATGGGGCGAAGCTGTCGCGCTCACCGTGAACGACATCGACCTTGAACGTTGCCGTCTGGCCATCCACCAGACCGCGACAGAAGTGGACGGCCTCATCCACGTCGGACCGCCAAAGAGTTGGGAGGCTCGTTCGGTACCTTTCCCGGCCTTTCTGGCACCTCGCCTCGAGGCGCTCATCGCTGGGAAAAAGCGAAACGACCTTGTGTTTCCCGCGCGCGCTGGCGGGTACCTTGCGCGACCAGACACCGCCTGGAACCGGCAATCCTGGTGGCTGACCGCCCTGCGCGAGGCGGAACTCGCGCACATGACTCCGCACGACCTCAAGCACACCGCTGCGAGCTTGGCCGTGAGTGCCGGCGCCAACGTCAAAGCCCTTCAGCGCATGCTTGGGCACAAGTCGGCGGCGATGACCCTCGATACCTACGCCGATCTCTTCGAGGACGACCTAGCTGAGGTCGCTAGCCGGCTGAATCAACGCGCCCTTGAAGAGAGCAACGGATATCTCTGGCAATCTTGA
- a CDS encoding dihydrofolate reductase, whose translation MTDLIDTTEMYLRTILELEEDNIVPLRARISERLGHSGPTVSQTVGRMERDGLVVVSGDRHLELTDEGRRKAVHVMRKHRLAERLLSDVIELEWEYVHEEACRWEHVMSEQVERKLLTMLGNPTESPYGNPIPGLGELGAPDTSASTESLINLVDVVRGNDAAVTAKIRRLGEPAQVDPELLLQLKQAGVFPGSTGTFSPAGSYVAVQIDGFEPGLELPNELAAHIFVDA comes from the coding sequence ATGACCGATCTGATCGATACGACCGAGATGTACCTCCGCACGATCCTGGAGCTGGAGGAGGACAACATCGTCCCCCTGCGTGCGCGCATCTCGGAGCGTCTCGGCCACTCCGGTCCCACCGTCTCCCAGACCGTCGGCCGGATGGAGCGCGACGGTCTCGTCGTCGTCTCCGGCGACCGCCACCTCGAGCTCACCGACGAGGGCCGCCGCAAGGCCGTGCACGTCATGCGCAAGCACCGCCTGGCCGAGCGCCTGCTCAGCGACGTCATCGAGCTGGAGTGGGAGTACGTCCACGAAGAGGCGTGCCGGTGGGAGCACGTGATGAGCGAGCAGGTCGAGCGCAAGCTGCTGACCATGCTGGGCAACCCGACGGAGTCGCCGTACGGCAACCCGATCCCGGGTCTCGGCGAGCTCGGCGCGCCCGACACCTCCGCATCCACTGAGAGTCTCATCAATCTCGTCGACGTCGTCCGCGGCAACGACGCGGCCGTCACCGCCAAGATCCGACGCCTCGGCGAGCCGGCTCAGGTCGACCCCGAGCTGCTGCTGCAGCTCAAGCAGGCGGGCGTTTTTCCGGGCTCGACCGGCACTTTCTCTCCGGCCGGCTCATACGTCGCCGTGCAGATCGACGGCTTCGAGCCCGGCCTGGAGCTGCCCAACGAGCTCGCGGCGCACATCTTCGTCGACGCCTGA
- a CDS encoding DNA-binding response regulator, which translates to MNAGPRILIVDDEPNIRDLLTTSLRFAGFAVRAVGNGAQAISAVLEEEPDLIILDVMLPDMNGFGVTKRLRGAGYTAPILFLTAKDDTEDKITGLTVGGDDYVTKPFSLDEIVARIKAILRRTMQADEDAVIRAGELTMDQDTHEVFVGDTPIELSPTEFKLLRYLMLNPNRVLSKAQILDHVWEYDFNGDAGIVESYISYLRRKVDAHSSEPLIQTKRGFGYMLKAAKA; encoded by the coding sequence ATGAACGCAGGACCCCGCATTCTCATCGTCGACGACGAGCCGAACATCCGCGATCTCCTCACCACCAGCCTCCGATTCGCCGGGTTCGCCGTGCGGGCGGTCGGCAACGGCGCGCAGGCGATCTCTGCGGTCCTCGAAGAGGAGCCCGACCTCATCATCCTCGACGTCATGCTGCCGGACATGAACGGCTTCGGCGTCACCAAGCGGCTGCGCGGGGCCGGCTACACCGCGCCCATCCTGTTCCTCACCGCCAAGGACGACACCGAGGACAAGATCACCGGCCTGACCGTCGGCGGCGACGACTACGTCACCAAGCCGTTCAGCCTCGACGAGATCGTCGCCCGCATCAAGGCCATCCTTCGCCGCACGATGCAGGCCGACGAAGATGCGGTGATCCGCGCCGGCGAGCTGACGATGGACCAGGACACGCACGAGGTCTTCGTCGGCGACACCCCGATCGAGCTGAGCCCGACCGAGTTCAAGCTGCTGCGCTACCTCATGCTCAACCCCAACCGCGTGCTGTCGAAGGCGCAGATCCTCGACCACGTGTGGGAGTACGACTTCAACGGCGACGCCGGCATCGTCGAGTCGTACATCTCGTACCTGCGCCGCAAGGTGGATGCGCACTCCAGCGAGCCGCTCATCCAGACCAAGCGCGGGTTCGGCTACATGCTCAAGGCCGCCAAGGCCTGA